The Lemur catta isolate mLemCat1 chromosome 8, mLemCat1.pri, whole genome shotgun sequence genome has a segment encoding these proteins:
- the BZW1 gene encoding basic leucine zipper and W2 domain-containing protein 1 isoform X1, with protein MNNQKQQKPTLSGQRFKTRKRDEKERFDPTQFQDCIIQGLTETGTDLEAVAKFLDASGAKLDYRRYAETLFDILVAGGMLAPGGTLADDMMRTDVCVFAAQEDLETMQAFAQVFNKLIRRYKYLEKGFEDEVKKLLLFLKGFSESERNKLAMLTGVLLANGTLNASILNSLYNENLVKEGVSAAFAVKLFKSWINEKDINAVAASLRKVSMDNRLMELFPANKQSVEHFTKYFTEAGLKELSEYVRNQQTIGARKELQKELQEQMSRGDPFKDIILYVKEEMKKNNIPEPVVIGIVWSSVMSTVEWNKKEELVAEQAIKHLKQYSPLLAAFTTQGQSELTLLLKIQEYCYDNIHFMKAFQKIVVLFYKAEVLSEEPILKWYKDAHVAKGKSVFLEQMKKFVEWLKNAEEESESEGEEGD; from the exons ATGAATAATCAAAAGCAGCAAAAGCCAACGCTATCAGGCCAGcgttttaaaaccagaaaaagag ATGAAAAAGAGAGGTTTGACCCTACTCAGTTTCAAGACTGTATTATTCAAGGCTTAACTGAAACTGGTACTGATTTGGAAGCAGTAGCTAAATTTCTTGATGCTTCTGGAGCAAAACTTGATTACCGTCGATATGCAGAAACACTCTTTGACATTCTGGTGGCTGGTGGAATGCTGG CCCCAGGTGGTACATTGGCAGATGACATGATGCGTACAGATGTCTGCGTGTTTGCAGCACAAGAAGACCTAGAGACCATGCAAGCGTTTGCTCAG GTTTTTAACAAGTTAATCAGGCGCTACAAATACCTGGAGAAAGGTTTTGAAGATGAAGTAAAAAAG CTGCTGCTGTTCTTAAAGGGTTTTTCGGAGTCGGAGAGGAACAAGCTGGCTATGTTGACTGGCGTTCTTCTGGCTAATGGAACACTTAATGCATCCATTCTCAATAGCCTTTATAATGAGAATCTGGTTAAAGAAG GGGTTTCAGCAGCTTTTGCTGTAAAGCTCTTTAAATCATGGATAAACGAAAAAGATATCAATGCAGTAGCTGCAAGTCTTCGGAAAGTCAGCATGGATAACAGACTGATG GAACTCTTTCCTGCCAATAAGCAAAGCGTTGAACACTTCACAAAGTATTTCACTGAAGCAGGCTTGAAAGAGCTTTCAGAGTATGTTCGGAATCAGCAAACCATAGGAGCTCGGAAGGAGCTCCAGAAGGAACTTCAAGAACAGATGTCCCGTGGTGATCCATTCAAGGAT ATCATTTTATATGTCAAGGAGGAGATGAAAAAAAACAACATCCCAGAACCAGTTGTCATTGGAATAGTCTGGTCAAGTGTAATGAGCACCGTGGAATGGAACAAAAAAGAGGAGCTTGTAGCAGAGCAAGCCATCAAGCACTTGAAG CAATACAGCCCTCTACTTGCTGCCTTTACTACTCAAGGTCAGTCTGAGCTGACTCTGTTACTGAAGATTCAGGAGTATTGCTATGACAACATTCATTTCATGAAAGCCTTCCAGAAAATAGTGGTGCTTTTTTATAAag CTGAAGTCCTGAGTGAAGAGCCCATTCTGAAGTGGTATAAAGATGCACATGTTGCAAAGGGGAAAAGTGTCTTCCTTGAGCAAATGAAAAAGTTTGTAGAGTGGCTCAAAAATGCTGAAGAAG AATCTGAGTCTGAAGGTGAAGAAGGTGACTGA
- the BZW1 gene encoding basic leucine zipper and W2 domain-containing protein 1 isoform X2 — protein sequence MLLEQNLITVDMQKHSLTFWWLVECWVSVFNKLIRRYKYLEKGFEDEVKKLLLFLKGFSESERNKLAMLTGVLLANGTLNASILNSLYNENLVKEGVSAAFAVKLFKSWINEKDINAVAASLRKVSMDNRLMELFPANKQSVEHFTKYFTEAGLKELSEYVRNQQTIGARKELQKELQEQMSRGDPFKDIILYVKEEMKKNNIPEPVVIGIVWSSVMSTVEWNKKEELVAEQAIKHLKQYSPLLAAFTTQGQSELTLLLKIQEYCYDNIHFMKAFQKIVVLFYKAEVLSEEPILKWYKDAHVAKGKSVFLEQMKKFVEWLKNAEEESESEGEEGD from the exons ATGCTTCTGGAGCAAAACTTGATTACCGTCGATATGCAGAAACACTCTTTGACATTCTGGTGGCTGGTGGAATGCTGGGTAAGT GTTTTTAACAAGTTAATCAGGCGCTACAAATACCTGGAGAAAGGTTTTGAAGATGAAGTAAAAAAG CTGCTGCTGTTCTTAAAGGGTTTTTCGGAGTCGGAGAGGAACAAGCTGGCTATGTTGACTGGCGTTCTTCTGGCTAATGGAACACTTAATGCATCCATTCTCAATAGCCTTTATAATGAGAATCTGGTTAAAGAAG GGGTTTCAGCAGCTTTTGCTGTAAAGCTCTTTAAATCATGGATAAACGAAAAAGATATCAATGCAGTAGCTGCAAGTCTTCGGAAAGTCAGCATGGATAACAGACTGATG GAACTCTTTCCTGCCAATAAGCAAAGCGTTGAACACTTCACAAAGTATTTCACTGAAGCAGGCTTGAAAGAGCTTTCAGAGTATGTTCGGAATCAGCAAACCATAGGAGCTCGGAAGGAGCTCCAGAAGGAACTTCAAGAACAGATGTCCCGTGGTGATCCATTCAAGGAT ATCATTTTATATGTCAAGGAGGAGATGAAAAAAAACAACATCCCAGAACCAGTTGTCATTGGAATAGTCTGGTCAAGTGTAATGAGCACCGTGGAATGGAACAAAAAAGAGGAGCTTGTAGCAGAGCAAGCCATCAAGCACTTGAAG CAATACAGCCCTCTACTTGCTGCCTTTACTACTCAAGGTCAGTCTGAGCTGACTCTGTTACTGAAGATTCAGGAGTATTGCTATGACAACATTCATTTCATGAAAGCCTTCCAGAAAATAGTGGTGCTTTTTTATAAag CTGAAGTCCTGAGTGAAGAGCCCATTCTGAAGTGGTATAAAGATGCACATGTTGCAAAGGGGAAAAGTGTCTTCCTTGAGCAAATGAAAAAGTTTGTAGAGTGGCTCAAAAATGCTGAAGAAG AATCTGAGTCTGAAGGTGAAGAAGGTGACTGA